The Leadbettera azotonutricia ZAS-9 genome has a window encoding:
- a CDS encoding chitobiase/beta-hexosaminidase C-terminal domain-containing protein, which yields MNNKRADKKNKFFSVPVFQAAGLLCAILLTGCEIALGAKLDLTGPVLEISNPNYMDNVQSVFPLRGTVYDADGSVEELHVTLSNSSREWRWDSGSWKTKEDAQSSWEPVQPSPDTYWNSLDGTYFNWSIEINLDNGSSPEEGQYTITAIAFDDARNSGANSAQSRVVVYDVTPPEITVLNPILTVKDETDPGDYIDVEAALDAKQPKELAVLNELLNGDFEFRWQITEDTAVRDLSIELADKDGNIYYENTLENIERNAKITILKSEIRSRGKETVFSRAIAPSPDPLAQRTYLQVITKSYDKAGNDEWKRNGWIAWDPTADIPWTELPPEFNKTPGETGEIVADSNSYLGHSYDDDGIDEVTISIYRGADESGTMVQGYPKTFAASGYPMSFQWDVKLELGADSYTITADVTDRHGVHGKDTGYFNVKDLSLPNAYITSPDQESPFLGDSSGYVGISGYATDNTGIADVYIAWVSPLNNPVKRSFRNKIYAGWTSAMNHAGISESSPWVDTDPGSDSYLSKVWKLTSILESEKDEDGKKRRDFAWRISRNDLGTNINGVFPSQEFVVLVINNNPVNQKRNVLEWISGRDISAPEISFDTVTVSGGAPLPISDDLNLAALSNSDTLVLSGRWRDDSVSAWAWQTPPLVKDFTVTWNGFNFSSISHTSPAHDGWITWTSAPVSAASITPSGKKIRENPAANLRAKVSDLAGNQGSTEASFVVETDTPSLARITSPDDNRMYREGESITINLDFNKAVTWTGGDPSLVLKDLYNENNTIIASYTGGKNYNTLSFSCGPFTVSDNIRRLDVKTIISGSTIADITGRAADMSLPSGTNSLGGGKNLGIDTQKPVISAVMAVSSAGSYGNGAILYFKLEASENINVTGSPALNFNNGAHAVFQQTVGGNTLLFRYEVNGGESHSEDTEGKTPPRLRAANITGGTITDTAGNPLVDVFPSSGFSAAQPSPIITIDTTAPATPEISGITGDVIYYNLNQTFALTGEPGAKMEYTINGNDPDPAWTVYTGPVSLNTNGDYYIRAVQTDTAGNKSPVTSTVNVTIDSGNLLTKISSPLPEKIYTSGDIIKVDLYSRKKITISGSPRIKLNINEAGTTGGTWVTGCTDVSNGGGTQWSFSYDVKSGDALTPGDSYLKVTAIDDDGGMAHIKDGTMDVTAAFCNLGNLEPAMRLENQKRLRILTGTPSIVDAALNLSGDDAKLTFTFDRMVYKGQGTAAIYLTQEDTAAEPYLFPAALTRAQYEKVNGNASTVSGNLYQYYTRGTNGTNANYEPDLSEKFILNYYYDTSNIVIANIFKATDMHQVIIPVASNAVTITSTGFASTVSVALSGSYAVPTLGAKYTMTLPSDAFIDEVSAGNLHDNSQNALLLGGVNNPVIRIEKEQEALIPGSPFSYGVQSITPVSARQPVHAGMKIDCQTPGVQLTYATAELPDIQGFGIADNTAYNEPWLTKNAVTWGERAIIAEGLPPHSTGDRATGAISQRPSTGSLKTYNAWNTPKLGVNQDAQHALKVRILALASKGYDGSFAYESANKTVLVMITNPLEAGDVRDIGKEGSANSVMSYISDGKERLWIHGGDSLSGSVSTPGFPLSWDNPKTGMRLMTGWDEDAPDNTTWYWVSWEITTTAYIGFVAGTADTTAITVGGPTKYSPAIEGWASHMESYVLYPGEKRVVQTYRVPRGGGVYINNAGRGRFGYTTTRINNR from the coding sequence ATGAATAACAAAAGGGCAGACAAAAAAAACAAATTCTTTTCTGTTCCGGTATTTCAGGCCGCAGGACTTCTGTGCGCAATACTGCTGACAGGCTGTGAGATTGCCCTTGGAGCCAAACTGGATTTGACCGGTCCGGTCCTTGAAATAAGCAACCCCAACTATATGGACAATGTGCAGTCCGTTTTCCCCCTGCGGGGAACCGTATATGATGCGGATGGCAGCGTAGAAGAACTCCATGTTACCCTGAGTAATTCTTCCCGTGAATGGCGCTGGGATTCTGGCTCATGGAAAACAAAAGAAGACGCCCAATCATCCTGGGAACCGGTTCAGCCCTCGCCTGACACGTACTGGAACAGCCTGGACGGTACATATTTTAACTGGTCGATTGAAATAAATCTTGACAACGGATCTTCCCCGGAAGAAGGCCAGTATACCATAACCGCCATAGCTTTCGACGATGCCCGCAACAGCGGCGCCAATTCAGCCCAGTCGAGAGTTGTCGTGTACGATGTTACTCCTCCGGAAATTACCGTTCTCAATCCAATCCTTACGGTAAAAGACGAGACAGATCCGGGGGATTATATCGATGTCGAGGCGGCGCTTGACGCAAAACAGCCGAAAGAGCTGGCGGTACTGAATGAACTATTAAACGGCGATTTTGAATTCCGCTGGCAGATTACCGAAGACACAGCCGTAAGGGATCTCAGCATCGAACTGGCGGATAAAGACGGCAATATCTATTATGAAAATACCTTGGAGAATATTGAACGGAACGCTAAAATCACCATATTAAAATCCGAAATCCGGAGCCGCGGCAAGGAAACGGTATTTTCCCGGGCCATTGCGCCCTCTCCTGATCCCCTGGCACAGCGGACCTATCTCCAGGTCATAACAAAAAGCTACGACAAAGCCGGAAACGATGAATGGAAACGGAACGGGTGGATCGCCTGGGACCCTACGGCGGATATTCCCTGGACCGAGCTTCCCCCGGAATTCAACAAGACCCCTGGGGAAACCGGCGAAATAGTGGCGGATTCAAACAGCTATCTCGGCCACTCCTATGACGATGACGGTATTGACGAGGTAACCATTTCCATATACAGGGGAGCGGACGAATCGGGCACCATGGTGCAGGGATATCCCAAGACCTTTGCGGCCTCCGGTTATCCGATGTCCTTTCAGTGGGATGTGAAGCTTGAACTGGGCGCCGACAGTTATACCATTACTGCGGATGTTACCGACAGGCACGGCGTCCACGGGAAAGATACCGGCTACTTTAATGTGAAAGACCTGAGCCTTCCCAACGCGTACATTACAAGCCCCGATCAGGAATCTCCCTTCCTGGGAGACTCTTCGGGGTATGTCGGGATTTCCGGCTATGCAACAGATAATACCGGCATCGCCGATGTCTACATTGCGTGGGTCAGTCCCTTGAACAACCCTGTTAAACGAAGCTTCAGGAACAAAATCTATGCAGGCTGGACCAGCGCCATGAATCATGCAGGCATCTCAGAGTCCAGCCCCTGGGTAGATACTGATCCAGGTTCGGACAGTTACCTGAGCAAGGTATGGAAACTGACAAGCATCCTCGAAAGCGAAAAAGACGAAGACGGCAAAAAACGCCGGGATTTTGCCTGGCGTATAAGCCGGAACGATCTGGGCACGAATATAAACGGCGTCTTTCCCAGTCAGGAATTTGTAGTTCTTGTGATCAACAATAACCCGGTAAACCAAAAGCGGAATGTCCTGGAATGGATCAGCGGCCGGGACATCTCGGCACCCGAAATTTCTTTTGATACCGTTACGGTCAGCGGCGGCGCACCCTTGCCGATAAGCGACGATCTTAACCTGGCGGCACTCTCCAACAGCGACACCCTTGTTCTGTCCGGCCGTTGGCGTGACGATTCGGTCAGCGCCTGGGCATGGCAGACGCCTCCCCTTGTAAAGGATTTTACAGTTACCTGGAACGGATTTAATTTCAGCAGCATCAGCCACACAAGTCCTGCCCATGACGGTTGGATTACCTGGACCAGCGCGCCGGTGTCGGCAGCTTCAATAACACCAAGCGGTAAAAAAATCAGGGAGAACCCGGCAGCCAATCTCAGGGCTAAAGTAAGCGATCTTGCCGGGAATCAGGGCAGCACCGAGGCATCCTTTGTAGTCGAAACCGATACCCCTTCCCTTGCCCGGATAACAAGTCCCGATGATAATCGCATGTACCGTGAAGGCGAGAGCATCACCATTAATCTTGATTTTAACAAAGCCGTGACATGGACAGGGGGAGATCCCTCGCTTGTCCTCAAGGACTTGTATAATGAAAACAATACAATTATTGCTTCATATACGGGCGGGAAGAATTACAACACCCTCAGCTTCAGCTGCGGACCGTTTACCGTATCTGACAATATCCGCAGGCTGGATGTAAAGACCATCATCAGCGGGAGTACCATCGCCGACATTACCGGGAGGGCTGCGGACATGAGCCTTCCGTCAGGCACGAATTCTCTGGGGGGAGGAAAGAACCTCGGCATTGATACCCAAAAGCCCGTGATCTCTGCAGTCATGGCGGTATCCTCCGCAGGATCTTACGGCAACGGAGCGATCCTCTACTTTAAACTGGAGGCTTCTGAAAACATAAATGTGACCGGCAGTCCGGCATTGAATTTCAATAACGGCGCTCATGCTGTATTTCAGCAAACCGTCGGGGGAAACACGCTCCTTTTCCGCTATGAGGTAAACGGCGGGGAAAGCCACAGCGAGGATACAGAAGGAAAAACGCCTCCCCGGCTCAGGGCAGCAAACATTACAGGCGGAACCATTACGGATACTGCGGGGAACCCTCTGGTTGATGTCTTTCCTTCTTCCGGTTTTTCGGCAGCCCAGCCTTCTCCGATAATTACCATTGATACAACCGCGCCAGCGACACCTGAAATCAGCGGCATTACCGGCGACGTGATATATTACAATTTAAACCAGACCTTTGCCCTTACGGGGGAACCGGGTGCAAAAATGGAATACACCATAAACGGCAATGATCCTGACCCGGCGTGGACAGTTTATACCGGACCGGTTTCCCTCAACACAAACGGGGACTATTATATCAGGGCTGTCCAGACCGATACCGCGGGGAACAAGTCGCCTGTAACCAGTACGGTCAATGTTACCATAGATAGCGGGAATCTCCTTACCAAAATAAGCTCGCCCCTGCCGGAAAAAATATACACCTCAGGCGATATCATTAAAGTGGATCTCTATTCCAGGAAAAAAATAACCATAAGCGGTTCCCCGAGAATAAAGCTTAATATCAACGAGGCCGGAACCACTGGGGGAACCTGGGTTACAGGCTGTACCGATGTTTCAAACGGCGGGGGAACCCAATGGAGCTTTTCTTATGATGTCAAATCCGGCGATGCGCTTACACCGGGCGACAGCTATCTTAAAGTTACCGCCATTGACGATGACGGCGGAATGGCGCATATCAAAGACGGAACTATGGATGTTACCGCCGCATTCTGCAATCTTGGAAACCTGGAACCGGCCATGCGTCTTGAAAACCAGAAAAGGCTCCGCATACTTACCGGCACGCCTTCGATCGTTGACGCCGCATTAAACCTGAGCGGAGATGATGCAAAATTAACATTCACCTTTGACCGCATGGTGTACAAGGGGCAGGGAACTGCGGCTATTTACCTTACCCAGGAAGACACCGCAGCTGAACCCTATCTGTTCCCTGCGGCGCTGACCAGAGCCCAGTATGAAAAAGTAAACGGCAACGCTTCGACCGTATCAGGAAACCTGTACCAATACTACACCAGGGGCACAAACGGCACCAATGCAAATTACGAACCCGATCTGTCCGAAAAATTTATCCTGAATTACTATTATGATACATCAAATATTGTAATAGCAAACATTTTCAAGGCTACGGATATGCACCAGGTGATCATCCCCGTAGCATCAAACGCGGTAACAATTACCAGTACAGGATTTGCGTCTACAGTATCCGTGGCTTTAAGTGGTTCCTATGCGGTTCCCACCCTTGGGGCGAAATACACCATGACCCTGCCCTCTGATGCGTTTATAGATGAAGTATCTGCGGGGAATCTCCATGATAATTCTCAAAACGCCCTCCTGCTCGGCGGAGTCAACAATCCCGTGATCCGCATTGAGAAAGAACAGGAAGCTCTGATACCGGGAAGTCCTTTTAGCTATGGCGTACAAAGCATTACACCCGTATCCGCCCGGCAGCCTGTCCATGCAGGAATGAAAATTGATTGCCAGACTCCGGGGGTCCAGCTTACCTATGCAACCGCGGAATTACCCGACATACAGGGCTTCGGGATTGCCGACAACACCGCTTATAATGAACCCTGGCTCACCAAAAACGCGGTTACCTGGGGCGAGCGGGCGATCATAGCCGAGGGCCTGCCACCCCACAGCACAGGGGATCGTGCTACAGGCGCAATATCACAAAGACCGTCGACCGGCAGCCTGAAGACCTACAATGCCTGGAATACCCCAAAGCTAGGCGTCAACCAGGACGCTCAGCATGCCCTCAAGGTAAGGATTTTAGCCCTGGCCTCCAAAGGTTATGATGGCTCTTTCGCGTATGAATCGGCGAACAAAACCGTACTGGTAATGATTACCAATCCCCTGGAGGCAGGAGATGTCCGGGATATAGGAAAAGAGGGATCGGCCAATAGCGTTATGTCATACATATCTGACGGAAAGGAAAGGCTCTGGATCCACGGCGGAGACAGCCTTTCGGGTAGTGTAAGCACCCCGGGCTTCCCCTTGTCATGGGACAATCCCAAAACCGGCATGCGCCTTATGACAGGCTGGGATGAGGATGCTCCCGATAATACCACCTGGTACTGGGTTTCATGGGAAATTACCACCACCGCCTATATAGGATTTGTAGCCGGGACTGCCGACACGACAGCCATAACCGTGGGCGGCCCCACCAAATACAGCCCCGCCATAGAGGGCTGGGCCTCCCACATGGAAAGCTATGTTCTCTATCCCGGAGAAAAGCGGGTGGTTCAGACCTACCGGGTTCCCAGAGGCGGCGGCGTATACATCAACAACGCGGGACGGGGCCGCTTTGGATATACCACAACCAGGATAAATAACCGGTAG
- a CDS encoding lipoprotein, which translates to MRIRFKIGNQKTCFAKEAGTIVLLISLLISCTGGVGLGDTVDLAAPVLTVDTLIDTRGNEINLKTYRGLIFVGAEFTFKGTAYDNKAAERLVVEELLPDGSVRRNRSTLDEEPLPILGKPGNQWVLTIRLKEDGERTFRFTLSDHAGNISAESSVKQITLMVDTDGPAVTNLEIERRPGIRYPLKSQQELEDLDASDYIHIDAFQNESFTLKGTVEESFIPVAAELTLKDENGSIVIDNMERNGGGPFSPAWFITHDDIINYSNNHPELGRDYSTGKHYFRAEVESRDQAGNVNTDFFGYLCWYPESDIPRPSVDQAGKGNIVNIAPGLPISIWVSDDDSIAEVYFAFFTLSEWETNIPGMDDEARLEYLMNSSNATAKLGPSRIGAPGSIQRFFATADDPGKGKNVLLAISAKDRKSSGTAGVWKAALFRVNYLEADKPSIVIQSPQENSIPQIGNDGSFTISGYVLDIAGADRIRLAWIPGNDAGKVNETKEGLDQPTLPSGGTIKYWELIPGPMSDAGDSLIQQDFSKPFNIFSDFPGEERDPKLFVLYASSFGGVTTRTFRLSGNNVKPEIDLAATSDVQDILQDFVFRFTATGIGNLDIEIQEIQGISVIHTYTPEFTGTEWSRLIPKADTQDKERAKYRVTVTDQLGNTNFADITVLFTEIPILLHITSGMSNGSITKESDSVILYAEFSKPVQYVNGTPKLRLGFTPEDTSWKLADYTGGAGTSILAFTYHVMSGDYSAKLHSAASPIEAASGNISAVIPGIGGTPAWTGDSGSLQKNKTLVVDGIAPLVTAMDVSGQSSGWYAGRETLTFTLTLTENALVSGSPKLVLSGITGAASPAAIFSRTDGQNILFTYTPEAGEYTAGKTLRAEGIDLNGGSITDYAENSFDENAAANTALTGTAANPASLNPETGIDAVPPFTPGLKQVLVNGEPGSGNLVSGLFKSLSFILDASADSADPGSPRTAQYSLNGGMSWIGWTTGNIALPGGAHQITVRASDAAGNISPVPTPLAITVNGTFPLLDRIICEQPAKTYPAGQELVFNLVFADKVYTLPGTTATITLKGGASGDSQNRIAGVIEQLGDAATLAFSYTIQAGDVMSPITISSVDLSGVQDLYGNTKSGYTAAELNDKSVPDQDLKADAIPPVISSYSPVHFSGSSGSIIGSDRKITLTYSEPVYKESGIITLRPAANWHIPPVIAEAEFLNIPNYNALVSDSAGYKKTTQGLNVQGNTYVPDTDSKYVLSFNLGLDNAGLRIFF; encoded by the coding sequence ATGAGAATACGGTTCAAAATCGGCAATCAGAAAACCTGCTTCGCAAAAGAAGCAGGAACAATAGTGCTGCTCATTTCACTTCTGATTTCCTGCACCGGCGGCGTGGGTCTCGGAGATACCGTGGACCTCGCTGCTCCGGTACTGACAGTCGATACTCTCATCGACACAAGAGGAAACGAAATCAATCTAAAAACCTACAGGGGCCTGATCTTTGTGGGCGCCGAATTTACCTTCAAGGGAACCGCCTATGACAACAAGGCAGCGGAACGCCTGGTAGTTGAAGAATTGCTTCCCGACGGCAGCGTCCGCAGAAACCGCAGTACCCTCGACGAGGAACCTCTCCCCATTCTGGGCAAGCCCGGGAATCAGTGGGTCCTTACGATCAGATTAAAGGAGGATGGTGAGCGGACCTTCCGATTTACCCTGTCTGACCACGCCGGAAACATTTCGGCCGAAAGCTCGGTAAAGCAGATAACCCTGATGGTAGATACCGACGGCCCTGCGGTAACGAATCTCGAAATTGAACGCCGTCCGGGAATACGTTATCCCCTGAAAAGCCAGCAGGAATTGGAAGACCTCGACGCCAGCGATTATATACATATAGACGCTTTTCAAAACGAATCCTTTACCCTCAAGGGGACAGTTGAAGAATCATTTATTCCTGTCGCCGCAGAGCTTACCCTCAAGGATGAAAACGGATCCATTGTTATTGATAATATGGAAAGAAACGGGGGCGGTCCTTTTTCTCCGGCATGGTTTATTACCCACGATGATATTATCAATTACAGCAATAATCATCCTGAACTGGGAAGAGATTATTCAACAGGAAAGCATTATTTCCGCGCAGAAGTAGAAAGCCGGGACCAGGCCGGAAACGTGAATACAGATTTTTTCGGCTATCTCTGCTGGTATCCCGAATCGGACATTCCCCGCCCCTCGGTGGACCAGGCCGGAAAGGGCAATATCGTCAATATCGCTCCGGGCCTGCCGATCTCAATTTGGGTTTCTGATGACGACAGCATTGCGGAAGTTTATTTTGCATTCTTTACCCTGTCCGAGTGGGAGACAAATATTCCAGGCATGGATGATGAAGCCAGGCTGGAGTACCTCATGAACAGCAGCAATGCTACGGCAAAGCTCGGCCCCAGCCGCATCGGCGCTCCGGGTTCAATCCAAAGGTTTTTCGCAACCGCCGATGATCCTGGCAAGGGCAAAAATGTTTTGCTGGCGATTTCCGCAAAGGACCGGAAGAGCAGCGGAACTGCGGGTGTCTGGAAAGCCGCCCTTTTTCGGGTAAATTACCTTGAAGCCGACAAGCCTTCCATCGTCATCCAGAGTCCCCAGGAAAACAGCATCCCTCAAATTGGGAATGACGGCAGTTTTACCATCAGCGGGTATGTCCTTGACATTGCCGGGGCCGACAGGATCAGGCTTGCATGGATACCGGGCAATGACGCAGGGAAGGTAAACGAAACCAAGGAAGGGCTCGATCAGCCTACCCTTCCGTCAGGGGGAACCATCAAATACTGGGAGCTGATCCCGGGCCCCATGAGTGACGCCGGTGACAGCCTTATTCAGCAGGACTTCAGCAAACCCTTCAATATCTTCAGCGATTTCCCCGGGGAAGAACGGGACCCGAAACTTTTTGTCCTCTATGCGTCCAGTTTCGGCGGGGTTACTACCAGAACCTTCAGGCTCAGCGGCAACAATGTAAAACCAGAAATAGACCTTGCGGCAACTTCCGATGTGCAGGACATTTTGCAGGATTTTGTTTTCAGATTTACTGCTACAGGCATCGGAAACCTGGATATAGAAATACAGGAAATCCAGGGCATCAGCGTTATTCATACCTATACCCCTGAATTCACCGGGACAGAATGGAGCCGTCTTATTCCCAAAGCGGATACCCAGGACAAGGAACGCGCCAAATACCGGGTTACGGTAACTGACCAATTGGGCAACACCAATTTTGCGGATATAACAGTTCTGTTTACCGAAATACCGATTTTGTTACATATTACTTCGGGAATGAGCAACGGCAGCATTACCAAAGAAAGCGATTCGGTGATCCTCTATGCTGAATTTTCAAAACCCGTTCAATATGTTAACGGAACCCCGAAACTCAGGCTCGGTTTTACTCCCGAAGACACGAGCTGGAAGCTCGCGGACTATACCGGCGGGGCCGGTACTTCAATCCTTGCCTTCACCTACCATGTTATGTCCGGAGATTATTCAGCCAAACTGCACAGCGCCGCTTCGCCCATTGAGGCAGCAAGCGGAAACATAAGCGCCGTCATTCCCGGCATCGGCGGAACCCCGGCCTGGACCGGCGACTCCGGGTCGCTGCAAAAAAACAAAACCCTGGTTGTTGACGGCATTGCCCCGCTTGTTACGGCTATGGATGTCTCGGGACAATCGAGCGGCTGGTATGCGGGCAGGGAAACACTGACCTTCACCCTCACCCTCACCGAGAATGCCCTGGTATCGGGATCGCCCAAGCTGGTACTTTCGGGAATCACCGGCGCGGCCTCTCCGGCAGCGATCTTTTCCCGCACCGATGGTCAGAATATCCTCTTCACCTATACCCCCGAAGCAGGAGAATACACTGCCGGAAAAACCTTGAGGGCCGAGGGGATCGATCTTAACGGCGGCAGCATTACCGACTATGCGGAAAACTCCTTTGACGAAAACGCGGCGGCAAATACCGCCCTTACCGGGACAGCAGCAAACCCTGCGTCCTTGAATCCTGAAACAGGAATTGACGCGGTTCCTCCCTTTACGCCCGGGCTGAAGCAGGTTCTGGTAAACGGGGAACCGGGATCGGGCAATCTCGTTTCCGGTCTGTTCAAATCCCTTTCGTTTATCCTTGATGCATCCGCAGACAGCGCCGATCCGGGCAGCCCCCGGACAGCCCAGTATTCACTTAACGGCGGAATGTCCTGGATAGGATGGACAACCGGGAATATAGCGCTCCCGGGAGGCGCCCACCAGATAACTGTCCGGGCGTCCGATGCCGCCGGGAATATCTCCCCCGTGCCGACGCCTCTGGCAATTACGGTTAACGGAACCTTCCCGCTGCTCGACAGGATAATCTGCGAACAGCCGGCCAAAACCTATCCCGCAGGACAGGAACTTGTTTTTAATCTCGTCTTTGCCGACAAGGTATACACCCTGCCGGGAACCACTGCAACGATAACCCTCAAAGGCGGCGCTTCAGGGGATTCCCAGAACCGCATTGCCGGGGTGATAGAACAACTAGGCGACGCCGCAACCCTCGCCTTTAGCTATACCATACAGGCAGGGGATGTAATGTCTCCCATCACCATATCTTCCGTGGATTTGAGCGGAGTGCAGGATCTCTACGGAAATACAAAATCAGGATACACTGCCGCAGAACTGAATGACAAAAGCGTGCCGGATCAGGATCTTAAGGCTGATGCCATACCGCCTGTCATTAGCTCTTATTCTCCGGTTCATTTCAGCGGTTCAAGCGGCAGCATCATCGGAAGCGACCGCAAAATAACCTTAACCTACAGCGAACCGGTTTACAAGGAATCGGGGATCATAACCTTACGCCCTGCCGCGAATTGGCATATCCCTCCGGTTATAGCGGAAGCGGAATTCCTGAATATCCCCAATTACAACGCACTGGTAAGCGACTCTGCAGGCTACAAAAAAACTACCCAGGGCCTTAATGTACAGGGAAATACCTATGTCCCGGATACGGATTCCAAATATGTGCTGAGCTTCAACTTAGGGCTGGACAACGCCGGGCTCAGGATTTTTTTTTGA
- a CDS encoding metallophosphoesterase, translating to MSILFSGDFHANEINELSYISRETLVGKYSREEYSGIAWHVILGDGGFLWPHKQKTDEANFMALSKRPFPVLCIVGNHEPILGRNDIPEVDLGLGETVYQIHDKPLVAYLKRGKVYTIGGFKFLVLGGALSIDKGWRKPSVSWWAKEYWSEEEKEDLFALLEKEHDFDYVLAHTGPNTVNVELFGDIMPGSPKFKDEVAILNDEIDSRINCRGWWCGHWHKDRYFYDEDRQRGYQYLYKGTNIL from the coding sequence ATGTCTATCCTGTTTTCCGGCGATTTTCACGCCAATGAGATTAATGAACTCTCGTACATTTCCAGGGAGACCCTTGTCGGCAAATACAGCAGAGAGGAATACAGCGGTATCGCCTGGCATGTGATACTTGGGGATGGCGGGTTCTTATGGCCGCACAAGCAGAAAACCGATGAGGCTAATTTTATGGCTTTATCCAAACGACCTTTCCCCGTACTCTGCATTGTAGGGAACCATGAACCTATACTTGGCAGGAATGATATACCCGAAGTTGATTTGGGCCTGGGCGAAACGGTCTATCAAATACATGACAAGCCCCTGGTTGCATACCTCAAAAGGGGCAAGGTTTATACCATCGGCGGCTTTAAGTTTTTGGTTTTGGGGGGAGCCCTGTCTATCGACAAGGGGTGGCGCAAGCCTTCCGTTTCCTGGTGGGCGAAGGAGTATTGGTCCGAAGAAGAGAAGGAGGATCTTTTTGCCCTTCTTGAAAAAGAACATGATTTTGATTATGTCCTTGCCCATACCGGCCCGAATACTGTCAATGTTGAATTGTTTGGGGATATCATGCCGGGTTCGCCTAAATTCAAAGACGAAGTTGCTATTCTTAACGATGAGATAGATTCCAGAATAAACTGCCGGGGGTGGTGGTGCGGCCATTGGCACAAGGATCGTTATTTTTACGATGAGGACAGGCAGAGGGGCTATCAGTATTTATATAAAGGCACCAATATCCTTTAA
- the dinB gene encoding DNA polymerase IV: MKCFIHADLDAFYASVEQLDHPEYRGKAVIVGGLPGDRRSVVSTASYEARKFGVHSAMPLAQAVKLCPKGIYLRGRMKRYQEKSQEIMAIFADFSPDVQQLSVDEAFIDISGMEGLFGPPAGLAQKLKNTIREKTGLTVSVGLASNKYIAKIASGMSKPDGLFVIPLGDEEKFMRSLPVSKIWGAGEKTQELFKKHSIRTCEELSRLSLGVLTSIFGNAFGLFLYRAVRGEPAEVFDEGRGTHSMSAERTFDYDLYDEFAIETALLDICQTLIWRLLDCEWQSRTISIKIRYEDFSTEGVRETSQDPVSTLNDLYKRLQDLFHKKYRPGRGVRLLGAGLMNLESFSPRQSDLFNTGDEKERRLEQSILEINKKFPNAAVKRGRTWLADE, from the coding sequence ATGAAGTGCTTTATCCATGCCGATCTTGACGCTTTCTATGCCTCGGTTGAACAGCTCGACCATCCCGAGTACCGGGGGAAGGCTGTGATCGTCGGGGGCCTCCCCGGGGACAGGCGCAGCGTGGTTTCCACTGCTTCCTACGAGGCGAGGAAATTCGGCGTCCATTCTGCCATGCCTCTGGCACAGGCAGTGAAGCTCTGCCCCAAGGGCATCTATTTAAGGGGCAGGATGAAGCGCTACCAGGAAAAGTCCCAGGAGATCATGGCGATTTTTGCGGATTTTTCCCCTGATGTTCAGCAGCTTTCGGTGGACGAAGCTTTTATCGATATTAGCGGCATGGAAGGTCTTTTCGGTCCCCCTGCGGGTCTTGCCCAAAAACTTAAAAACACCATACGGGAAAAAACCGGCCTCACCGTTTCTGTAGGGCTTGCCTCCAACAAGTACATCGCCAAAATAGCCTCGGGCATGTCGAAGCCCGACGGCCTCTTTGTCATTCCCCTAGGGGATGAAGAAAAATTCATGCGTTCATTGCCGGTAAGCAAAATTTGGGGGGCTGGTGAAAAAACCCAGGAGCTGTTCAAAAAACACAGCATCAGAACCTGCGAGGAATTGAGCCGCCTCTCCCTTGGCGTCCTTACATCGATTTTTGGGAATGCCTTCGGCCTCTTTCTCTACCGCGCGGTAAGGGGCGAGCCTGCCGAGGTTTTTGACGAGGGCAGGGGTACCCATTCCATGAGCGCCGAACGCACATTCGATTACGACCTTTATGATGAATTTGCCATTGAGACTGCCCTCCTCGATATTTGCCAGACCCTTATATGGAGGCTCCTCGACTGCGAATGGCAAAGCCGCACAATCTCCATAAAAATACGCTATGAGGATTTCTCCACAGAAGGGGTCCGGGAAACTTCCCAAGATCCGGTTAGTACCCTGAATGATCTCTACAAAAGGCTTCAGGACTTGTTCCATAAAAAGTACAGGCCCGGCAGGGGGGTTCGCCTTCTTGGCGCGGGCCTTATGAACCTTGAATCCTTCAGTCCCCGTCAATCGGATCTTTTCAATACCGGAGACGAAAAGGAGCGCCGCCTTGAACAATCCATTCTGGAGATAAATAAAAAGTTCCCCAATGCGGCAGTGAAGCGGGGCCGCACATGGCTTGCAGACGAATAA